The following are encoded together in the Coregonus clupeaformis isolate EN_2021a chromosome 24, ASM2061545v1, whole genome shotgun sequence genome:
- the adnpb gene encoding LOW QUALITY PROTEIN: activity-dependent neuroprotector homeobox b (The sequence of the model RefSeq protein was modified relative to this genomic sequence to represent the inferred CDS: deleted 2 bases in 1 codon) — protein MFQLPVNNLGSLRKARRNVKRVLGDIGLEFCKDRIEDYKDYVPNEFYIKHTTWDDVCIWDPSLTKAQEYRSKPFCCSGCPFSSKFFSAYKSHFRNVHSEDFESRILLNCPYCTYNGNKKTLETHIKLFHMPNNVVRQGPGGMQGAMGGLKDGMQLGKRPGESIEQAVYYCKKCTYRDPLYNVVRKHIYREHFQHVAAPYLIKPGEKTTPNGAAAGATTGTGNTDSSNTNTNTNVNANANSNTIHCKRCLFVLRTYEALVQHVIEDHERIGYQVTAMIGHTNVVVPRVKPVIMVSPKPGEKTVIGVGPKGQLVTTTVGGVRSLPTQPLSRIVIPKSGLSSTGLLPGSHLKQGAFGLKSGTTQSFSIGGQQVRITLPGNAQVSVPQHSQAAKQNLPGGLRSPIVVSSTSSTLKPTQLNSRVQAAATTVASVTAKEGGSSVLGTSYTQKWKICTICNELFPENVYSSHFEKEHKAEKVPAVANYIMKIHNFTSKCLYCNRYLPSDTLLNHMLIHGLSCPHCRATFNDVEKIVAHMRQSHPDETVGPRTDSPLTFDLTLQQGNPKNVQLIVTTYNMRDAPEESVAFHAQSASSSTQTGKRTVPSQPPKMPSESEDGSPPKSAPQAAVPYKKDVGKTLCPLCFSILKGPISDALAHHLRERHQVIQTVHPVEKKLTYKCIHCLGVYTSNMTASTITLHLVHCRGVGKTQNGQDSRPAPSPRVSQAQGTALKRAGFENCDPNDPKRRKLLPGEQEGPVAFVENPDDPVNLVLDPKGHEDESYEARKAFLTQYFNREPYPTRREVEKLAASLWLWKSDISSHFTNRRRICTRDCETQKAKVLLGFNMWEVSRLSHELTFDPECLSEGKESGETVERRTSRTCIGRSEQAILRIEERAAANGGATLQQGTPAGSDSGASATTVGGAKSDQNKTIGSTLKQRGPQYLSEPIAIDSDSDKDEMKDDDEEEDETGVVELNSTGNDRLAAGREGEVVGTGAHSSSDLEDMEDGSEEEEEEEEGHVENGYGSSALPERPVKGKEAIAKLGQSESGKTSAQLGKQQV, from the exons ATGTTCCAGCTCCCGGTCAACAACCTGGGCAGCTTACGGAAAGCCAGGAGAAATGTCAAGCGGGTTCTGGGAGACATCGGCCTGGAGTTTTGTAAAGACCGCATTGAG GACTACAAAGACTATGTACCTAATGAGTTCTACATCAAGCACACCACCTGGGATGATGTGTGTATATGGGATCCTTCACTGACCAAAGCCCAG GAATACAGATCAAAGCCTTTCTGTTGTTCCGGCTGCCCCTTCTCCTCCAAGTTCTTCTCGGCGTACAAGAGCCACTTCCGCAATGTCCACAGCGAGGACTTTGAGAGCCGCATCCTGCTTAACTGCCCCTACTGCACCTACAATGGGAACAAGAAGACCCTGGAGACGCACATCAAGCTGTTCCACATGCCCAACAACGTGGTGCGCCAGGGTCCCGGGGGCATGCAGGGGGCAATGGGGGGGCTGAAGGACGGCATGCAGCTGGGCAAGAGGCCTGGAGAGAGCATCGAGCAGGCGGTGTACTACTGCAAGAAGTGCACCTACAGGGACCCGCTTTACAACGTGGTGCGCAAGCACATCTACAGAGAACACTTTCAGCATGTGGCTGCACCCTACCTGATTAAGCCTGGGGAAAAGACCACACCTAACGGTGCTGCAGCAGGCGCCACAACGGGCACAGGGAACACAGACAGCAGCAACACCAATACTAATACCAATGTCAATGCTAACGCCAACAGCAACACCATCCACTGCAAGCGCTGTCTCTTTGTGCTACGCACCTATGAGGCACTTGTGCAGCATGTTATTGAGGACCACGAGCGCATTGGTTACCAGGTGACTGCCATGATTGGTCACACAAACGTGGTGGTGCCACGGGTCAAGCCTGTCATCATGGTATCCCCCAAGCCGGGGGAAAAGACTGTCATTGGGGTAGGACCCAAAGGTCAGCTGGTGACCACCACAGTGGGGGGAGTCCGCTCCCTTCCCACCCAGCCGCTCAGCAGGATCGTCATCCCAAAGTCAGGCCTGAGCTCAACGggactcctgcctgggtctcacCTGAAGCAGGGGGCTTTTGGGTTAAAGAGCGGGACCACTCAGTCCTTCTCTATAGGCGGGCAACAGGTGAGAATCACTCTACCCGGCAACGCACAGGTGTCTGTGCCCCAGCATTCGCAGGCTGCCAAACAGAACCTCCCTGGTGGCTTGCGGAGCCCCATAGTGGTGAGTTCCACCTCGTCTACACTCAAGCCCACCCAGCTGAACTCCCGGGTCCAGGCAGCTGCAACTACGGTTGCCTCAGTCACGGCCAAG GAAGGGGGCTCTTCAGTCCTGGGCACGTCCTACACCCAGAAGTGGAAGATCTGCACCATCTGCAACGAGCTCTTCCCTGAGAATGTGTACAGCTCGCACTTTGAGAAGGAGCACAAGGCGGAGAAGGTCCCTGCCGTGGCCAACTACATCATGAAGATACACAACTTTACCAGCAAGTGTCTGTACTGCAACCGCTACCTGCCCAGCGACACACTCCTCAACCACATGCTGATCCACGGCCTGTCCTGCCCACACTGCCGCGCCACCTTCAACGATGTGGAGAAGATTGTGGCACACATGCGACAGTCCCACCCGGACGAGACGGTGGGGCCGCGCACTGACTCCCCTCTGACTTTTGACCTCACTTTGCAGCAGGGCAACCCCAAGAACGTCCAGCTGATTGTCACCACCTACAACATGAGGGACGCGCCAGAGGAGTCCGTGGCCTTCCATGCCCAGAGTGCCTCCTCTTCCACACAGACTGGCAAGAGGACCGTGCCCAGCCAACCCCCAAAGATGCCCTCTGAATCTGAAGATGGTTCACCTCCCAAGAGTGCACCTCAGGCGGCTGTGCCGTACAAGAAAGACGTGGGCAAGACTCTGTGCCCGCTGTGCTTCTCCATCCTCAAGGGCCCCATCTCTGATGCACTGGCACACCACTTGAGGGAGAGGCACCAGGTCATCCAAACAGTGCACCCAGTGGAGAAAAAACTAACCTACAAATGTATTCACTGCTTGGGTGTGTACACAAGCAACATGACCGCCTCCACCATCACACTGCACCTGGTGCACTGCCGTGGTGTGGGCAAGACCCAGAATGGGCAAGACAGCAGGCCTGCGCCCTCCCCCAGGGTCTCCCAGGCCCAGGGCACTGCCCTCAAACGGGCCGGCTTTGAGAACTGTGACCCTAACGACCCAAAGCGGCGTAAGCTGTTGCCTGGAGAGCAGGAGGGCCCTGTGGCTTTTGTAGAGAACCCAGACGATCCTGTCAACCTGGTCCTTGACCCCAAAGGACACGAGGATGAGTCGTACGAGGCGCGGAAAGCCTTCCTGACGCAGTACTTCAACCGTGAGCCCTACCCAACGCGTAGGGAGGTGGAGAAGCTAGCCGCCAGTCTGTGGTTGTGGAAGTCTGATATCTCCAGCCACTTCACCAACCGCAGGAGGATATGCACGCGGGACTGTGAGACCCAGAAGGCCAAGGTGTTGCTGGGCTTCAACATGTGGGAGGTCAGTCGGCTCAGCCACGAACTGACCTTTGACCCTGAGTGCTTGTCTGAGGGCAAAGaaagtggagagacagtggagaggcggACGTCTAGGACGTGCATAGGGCGGTCTGAGCAGGCCATCCTGCGCATAGAGGAGAGAGCTGCGGCTAACGGTGGTGCTACACTCCAGCAGGGTACGCCAGCAGGGTCTGACAGTGGGGCCAGTGCCACCACCGTTGGTGGTGCCAAGAGCGACCAAAACAAGACAATCGGAAGCACCTTAAAACAGAGAGGGCCTCAGTATCTCTCAGAACCCATCGCTATTGACTCAGACAGCGATAAGGATGAAATGAAAGATGATGACGAGGAGGAGGATGAAACGGGAGTAGTAGAACTGAATTCCACGGGTAATGACAGGCTGgctgcagggagagagggagaggtggtagGGACAGGAGCCCACTCCAGCTCAGACCTAGAGGATATGGAGGATGggtcagaggaggaagaggaggaagaagagggtcaTGTAGAGAATGGATATGGCTCCTCGGCGTTGCCGGAGAGACCGGTTAAGGGGAAGGAAGCTATTGCCAAACTGGGACAATCAGAAAGTGGAAAAACAAGTGCCCAACTCGGCAAGCAGCAGGTCTGA